In Astatotilapia calliptera chromosome 23, fAstCal1.2, whole genome shotgun sequence, a genomic segment contains:
- the LOC113015547 gene encoding uncharacterized protein LOC113015547, translated as MLKLIMVLLWMILLVLLLCAEAENVTEVRGELGTDVTLTCSNQTSDRYWYMEIHSQFRACIGRSFSSAGSTYCSPGFESKFSILGNKLVIKNYTAEDCRLYFCGIKRGGSIHFVETFHLLLDASNSNLLKDCIMTQFILMISVSVAAVIILIMGGVLVLLCSRKNKSSKQVEEPSAHIYENAETLWAIQGKVIQPYRARHH; from the exons ATGCTGAAGCTGATCATGGTTCTCCTGTGGATGATCCTGTTGGTGCTTCTGCTCTGTGCAGAGGCCGAGAACGTGACCGAGGTCAGAGGAGAGCTGGGGACCGATGTCACTCTAACCTGCTCCAATCAGACATCAGACAGATACTGGTACATGGAGATCCACAGTCAGTTCAGAGCATGTATTGGCCGCAGTTTTTCTTCAGCAGGCTCTACCTACTGCTCTCCTGGTTTTGAATCCAAATTCTCAATCCTGGGAAACAAACTTGTGATTAAAAACTATACAGCAGAGGACTGCAGGCTTTACTTCTGTGGCATCAAGAGAGGTGGCAGCATTCATTTTGTGGAGACTTTCCACCTTTTGTTAG ATGCCTCCAACAGCAACCTGCTGAAGGACTGCATCATGACTCAGTTCATCCTCATGATATCCGTCTCAGTTGCCGCTGTCATCATCCTGATAATGG GTGGGGTTTTGGTACTGCTGTGTTCGAGGAAGAACAAAAGCAGCAAACAGGTGGAAGAGCCTTCAGCTCACATCTACGAGAACGCAGAAACACTGTGGGCTATTCAG GGCAAGGTGATCCAGCCCTACCGAGCAAGACATCACTGA